One Vitis riparia cultivar Riparia Gloire de Montpellier isolate 1030 chromosome 4, EGFV_Vit.rip_1.0, whole genome shotgun sequence genomic window carries:
- the LOC117912995 gene encoding LOW QUALITY PROTEIN: transcription factor MYB3R-1-like (The sequence of the model RefSeq protein was modified relative to this genomic sequence to represent the inferred CDS: deleted 2 bases in 1 codon), giving the protein MESDRTITPPTEGVSDGFQKMRPPHGRTSGPTRRSTKGQWTAEEDEILCKAVQRYKGKNWKKIAECFKDRTDVQCLHRWQKVLNPELVKGPWSKEEDEVIIELVNKYGAKKWSTIAQHLPGRIGKQCRERWHNHLNPAINKEAWTQEEELALVRAHQIYGNKWAELTKFLPGRTDNAIKNHWNSSVKKKLDSYIASGLLAQFQGLPLVGHRNQSIHSSSSRMQQSSGDDSGAKGGIEAEEISECSQGSTAVGCSQSVSEMSNSVLHTREEFQMTEESGQGKEQSSSPISCSKQYYASIEEVTLSIPEIPCELDCPSNYLEPNFPHDARISGSVERQFNSNEQPAISSFELGQASSGLSSHFNGGNENRDTVSISLQTSVGLNASSSMGNMGVDSDIPEHLLISEGDCCGFRFQEAGTDEYFSSENLTRCTNTIELECTDPLVCQSSDFQISETSGTSASQPYYPLRSEMLEASCCQSLLSVPSVHPAIDCTFIFGTETNQLSDCSLQTQGLDDFIYTNDSTNSICHNGTENKDLQEQPGPAKDSVNLVPVDSFRSGPSDIMHTCPSREGKQLPLTEQQDEGALFYEPPRFPSLDIPFFSCDLIQSGSDMQQEYSPLGIRQLMMSSMNCLTPFRLWDSPSRDDSPDAVLKSAAKTFTGTPSILKKRHRDLLSPSPLSERRSDKKLESDINQGFFCTSSLTKEFSRLDVMFDNSGTNQKSNSGPFDEDKEIWVMFLWWKEERRDGPPSSHNRNSEVDFDGRNSLDNIRQGNVDVDAKTKFDADADVQIQPSGVLVEQNMNHQVLFSPDQVGFKTDKTFGSSRRNRGNQFSRSSEATLKQHAPSESSSGNPCLSVVDLPAVVGKNHDGHLVAATSMPSNTSSNPQDTMVGNAGNDDDVGTFSLFGETPFKRSIESPSAWKSPWFINSFVPGPRVDTEISVEDIEYFMSPGDRSYDAIGLMKQLSEHTAETFADAKEVLRIGASEVMSKERCSSNNNHDPDHQLENHSHLASEVLTERVLDFSDCGTPGKETTKGKSSAAPGFSSPSSYLLKGCR; this is encoded by the exons cGGAATGTTTCAAGGATCGGACAGATGTGCAATGCTTGCACAGGTGGCAGAAGGTCTTGAATCCAGAACTTGTCAAAGGTCCATGGTCAAAAGAG GAGGATGAAGTAATAATTGAATTGGTTAACAAATATGGGGCAAAAAAATGGTCCACCATTGCACAACATTTACCTGGGCGTATTGGAAAGCAATGTCGGGAAAG GTGGCACAATCACCTTAATCCAGCCATAAACAAGGAGGCATGGACTCAAGAAGAAGAGTTGGCATTGGTTCGTGCTCATCAGATATATGGAAACAAGTGGGCAGAGTTGACAAAATTCTTGCCAGGAAG GACAGACAATGCCATAAAGAACCACTGGAACAGTTCCGTAAAGAAGAAGTTGGACTCTTATATAGCATCAGGTTTACTTGCACAGTTCCAAGGCCTGCCTCTTGTTGGTCATCGAAACCAATCAATCCATTCATCTTCTTCAAGGATGCAACAGAGTAGTGGAGACGATAGTGGTGCCAAAGGTGGGATAGAAGCAGAGGAAATTTCAGAATGTAGTCAAGGTTCAACTGCGGTAGGTTGCTCCCAATCTGTGAGTGAAATGTCTAATTCTGTTTTACACACAAGAGAGGAATTTCAGATGACTGAAGAATCTGGTCAAGGAAAGGAACAAAGTTCCAGTCCAATATCATGTTCCAAACAATATTACGCGTCTATTGAAGAAGTCACTCTCTCAATTCCAGAAATCCCTTGTGAATTGGATTGCCCTTCCAACTACCTTGAGCCAAATTTCCCACATGATGCTAGAATTTCTGGAAGCGTGGAGCGTCAGTTTAATTCAAATGAGCAACCTgctatttcttcttttgaacTGGGACAGGCATCATCAGGTTTATCATCACATTTTAATGGTGGCAATGAAAACCGGGACACAGTTTCCATCTCATTACAAACTTCTGTAGGGTTGaatgcttcttcttccatgggAAATATGGGTGTGGATTCTGATATACCTGAACACTTACTGATATCTGAAGGCGATTGTTGTGGGTTCAGATTCCAAGAGGCAGGGACTGATGAATATTTTTCCTCTGAAAATCTTACAAGATGCACAAATACCATTGAATTGGAATGCACAGATCCATTAGTTTGCCAATCATCTGACTTTCAGATCTCTGAAACCTCAGGAACTTCAGCTTCACAGCCATATTACCCTTTAAGGTCTGAGATGTTGGAAGCTTCATGCTGTCAATCTCTTCTGTCTGTTCCTTCAGTTCATCCTGCCATTGACTGTACGTTTATATTTGGTACTGAAACCAATCAATTAAGTGATTGCTCGCTTCAAACTCAAGGACTTGACGATTTTATCTATACCAATGACTCCACCAATTCTATCTGTCACAATGGTACAGAAAACAAAGACCTTCAAGAGCAACCAGGCCCGGCAAAGGATTCTGTAAACTTAGTTCCTGTAGATTCTTTTCGGTCAGGACCATCAGATATAATGCATACTTGTCCTTCTAGAGAAGGAAAACAACTACCGCTTACTGAACAGCAGGATGAAGGCGCTCTATTTTATGAGCCTCCTCGCTTTCCTAGTTTGGACATTCCTTTTTTTAGTTGTGATCTTATACAGTCTGGTAGTGATATGCAGCAAGAATATAGTCCTCTTGGTATCCGTCAACTGATGATGTCTTCTATGAACTGCTTGACTCCATTTAGGCTGTGGGATTCACCATCTCGAGATGATAGTCCTGATGCTGTGCTGAAAAGTGCAGCCAAAACTTTCACAGGTACACCATCCATTTTGAAGAAACGACACCGTGATTTACTGTCACCTTCACCTTTGTCAGAAAGAAGAAGTGATAAAAAGCTTGAGAGTGACATAAATCAAGGGTTCTTTTGCACATCTAGTTTGACCAAGGAATTTTCTCGCCTAGATGTTATGTTTGATAATAGTGGGACTAACCAGAAAAGTAACTCTGGACCCTTTGATGAAGATAAAGAAATCTGGGTCATGTTTTTGTGGTGG AAAGAAGAGAGGAGAGATGGTCCTCCATCTTCACATAACAGAAATTCAGAGGTAGACTTTGATGGCAGAAATTCTCTGGACAACATCAGACAGGGAAATGTTGATGTTGATGCTAAGACTAAGTTTGATGCTGATGCTGATGTGCAAATT CAGCCTTCTGGAGTCCTTGTTGAACAAAACATGAATCATCAGGTATTATTTTCTCCTGACCAAGTTGGATTTAAAACAGACAAAACCTTTGGTTCCAGTCGTAGAAATCGGGGAAATCAGTTCTCTAGAAGCTCGGAAGCTACATTGAAACAGCATGCTCCTTCAGAATCTTCATCTGGAAATCCATGTTTATCTGTTGTTGACTTACCTGCCGTTGTTGGAAAGAATCATGATGGTCATTTGGTTGCAGCCACATCCATGCCATCTAACACTTCATCAAACCCCCAGGACACTATGGTTGGCAATGCTGGCAATGATGATGATGTCGGAACCTTTAGTCT ATTTGGTGAAACTCCTTTTAAAAGAAGTATTGAATCCCCTTCAGCATGGAAATCCCCTTGGTTTATCAACTCTTTTGTGCCTGGCCCAAGAGTTGATACAGAAATATCAGTTGAG GATATAGAATATTTCATGAGCCCTGGGGATAGAAGCTATGATGCTATTGGGTTGATGAAACAGTTGAGCGAGCATACTGCAGAAACATTTGCTGATGCCAAGGAGGTTTTGAGAATTGGTGCTTCTGAAGTGATGTCAAAGGAAAGATGCTCTAGCAATAACAATCATGACCCAGATCATCAGCTGGAGAACCATTCCCATTTGGCTTCAGAAGTATTG ACTGAGCGGGTACTCGACTTCAGTGACTGTGGCACACCTGGGAAGGAAACAACAAAGGGGAAATCTTCTGCTGCTCCTGGCTTTTCAAGTCCCTCTTCCTATCTGTTGAAGGGATGCAGGTAG